The genomic window TCCAGGGTTTCCTCGATCGTGGCGACACGTATGCCGTTGCGCTCGGCAAGAAGCCCGTAGAGTGAAGCATTCTCCAGCATCCCGGCCGTGATGCCCTTGACGACCGGCCGGCCGAGCAGCGAGCGCTGCAAGACGGCGGGCTGTGCATCGAGCTTGCGCAGGCGGGTGAGTTCCACCACGCCGGCTTTGGCCATGGAAAGCCCGAATAGCGCTGTGTCGGCAGGTGTTGCCAGGCGCGTTTCCATTGCGACGACATGGGTGGTGGGAACGCGGCCCGCGAGGCGTGCTTCGGTATGGAAATCAACGATGCTGCCGAGATTCTTGGCGATGTGAGGGGGCTTGTAGAAAGTCCCCTTGCCTTGCCGGCGCTCGATAAGCCCCTCGTTCTCCAGTTGCTTGAGGGCCGCGCGGATTGTCGTGCGGCTCACGCTGTAG from Hyphomicrobiales bacterium includes these protein-coding regions:
- a CDS encoding GntR family transcriptional regulator; this encodes MIRYQEIANDLRGSLEAAGDLTRAIASENELCLRYSVSRTTIRAALKQLENEGLIERRQGKGTFYKPPHIAKNLGSIVDFHTEARLAGRVPTTHVVAMETRLATPADTALFGLSMAKAGVVELTRLRKLDAQPAVLQRSLLGRPVVKGITAGMLENASLYGLLAERNGIRVATIEETLEPCQVDAQDAHHLDIPVGSAVFRSHRVARDRDGAVIEVSDNLIRGDIYRFTIRRQVDTDMQNTMRGTI